A window from Malacoplasma iowae encodes these proteins:
- a CDS encoding DUF402 domain-containing protein, which yields MISVRKKIMVHAYKRNGWLYRVWEFPKVVAMTDEYICVSLYNSRVITNEKNSSRNFHSKNLKPSFWFFFYDKWYNIIATLTPNDTLNYYVNFASPFIHEEEAIKYYDFDVDIKMKNNVLDEYKILDLDEYDENKVAYRYEKQILSQIEKRLKLFQDESFRKSIFEKINIDLINEYIKIEQQE from the coding sequence ATGATAAGTGTTAGAAAAAAAATAATGGTTCATGCTTATAAAAGAAATGGTTGATTATATAGAGTATGAGAATTCCCTAAAGTTGTTGCTATGACTGATGAATACATATGTGTATCTTTATATAATTCTAGAGTCATAACAAATGAAAAAAATTCATCTAGAAACTTTCACTCTAAAAATCTTAAACCTTCATTTTGGTTCTTTTTTTATGATAAGTGATATAACATAATAGCAACATTAACACCAAATGATACATTAAATTATTATGTTAATTTTGCTTCTCCTTTCATTCATGAAGAAGAAGCTATTAAGTACTATGATTTTGATGTTGATATTAAAATGAAAAACAATGTATTGGATGAATACAAAATCTTAGATCTTGATGAGTATGATGAAAATAAAGTTGCATACCGTTATGAAAAACAAATATTAAGTCAAATTGAAAAAAGATTAAAACTTTTTCAGGATGAGAGCTTCAGAAAAAGTATTTTTGAAAAAATAAATATTGATTTAATAAATGAATATATAAAAATTGAACAACAGGAATAA
- a CDS encoding J domain-containing protein, which yields MVFIIIFLILLGLGVGVFLFYYLNRKITSKEEGGKFQLKFLITLKKNFEKWIPLKKNKKTYNSVDIDNFLVNEILVPTQDSKIHHEINLLINENYQNGPNELSSKLIEWSNNNLIDFSALFTILNLYKNKFTYNIELWITSFVFFQILKEIKISNSNYKFESFKYFGVKRMDYKSYDNSPKYANALYFYNEKHFMYFGCFDARDSKMNLVINVIKNLNVSFVPQIMKKLKFLSNPLVAFFNKKIDINNIYNYISDTIYNAVLAEINKYYTYIYDNYNNRFKNQTFNNNHQQKNSNSQTNNYNQENKQQEQKTKSNDEEFKKTSLNNLKHMTFEESASILNISSKNPTIDEIKNAYKKMAKKYHPDIYKEQDSNEKMAIINKAYETLKSSFE from the coding sequence ATGGTTTTTATAATAATCTTTTTAATACTTTTAGGATTGGGTGTCGGTGTTTTTTTGTTTTATTACCTTAACAGAAAAATAACTTCTAAAGAAGAGGGTGGAAAATTCCAATTAAAATTTTTGATAACATTAAAGAAAAATTTTGAAAAATGAATTCCACTAAAGAAAAACAAAAAAACATACAATAGTGTAGATATTGATAATTTTTTAGTTAATGAAATTCTTGTTCCAACTCAAGATAGCAAAATCCATCATGAAATAAATTTATTGATTAATGAAAATTACCAAAACGGTCCTAATGAACTATCTTCAAAATTAATAGAATGAAGCAATAACAATTTAATTGATTTTAGTGCGCTATTTACAATATTAAATCTTTATAAAAATAAGTTCACTTATAATATTGAACTTTGAATTACTTCATTTGTTTTTTTTCAAATTTTAAAAGAAATTAAAATATCTAATAGTAATTATAAGTTTGAATCTTTTAAATATTTTGGTGTGAAAAGAATGGATTATAAATCTTATGATAATTCTCCAAAATATGCCAATGCATTATATTTTTATAATGAAAAACACTTTATGTATTTTGGTTGTTTTGATGCAAGAGATTCCAAAATGAATTTGGTTATCAATGTTATTAAAAATTTAAATGTTAGTTTTGTTCCCCAAATTATGAAAAAACTAAAGTTTTTATCAAATCCTTTAGTTGCTTTTTTTAATAAAAAAATTGATATTAATAATATATATAACTATATATCAGATACTATATATAATGCTGTTTTGGCTGAAATAAATAAATACTATACATATATATACGACAACTATAACAACAGATTTAAAAACCAAACATTCAACAATAACCACCAACAAAAAAACAGCAACAGCCAAACAAACAACTATAATCAAGAAAACAAACAACAAGAACAAAAAACAAAAAGCAATGATGAAGAATTTAAAAAAACTTCTTTGAATAATTTAAAACACATGACATTTGAAGAATCTGCATCAATTTTAAATATTTCATCAAAAAACCCAACTATTGATGAAATTAAAAACGCTTATAAAAAGATGGCAAAAAAATACCATCCTGATATTTATAAAGAACAAGATTCAAATGAAAAAATGGCAATTATAAATAAAGCTTATGAAACATTAAAATCATCGTTTGAATAA
- a CDS encoding lipoprotein 17-related variable surface protein: MPKFKKKTYSNILGVSVALGSLGFIVGNVVSSHGNKIVNNTKNNFVAKQKLNSAETQATNNQFDYIPIADNKYSAPISTESGYIGYSNDQRQLIMTAYEGVEIWRLNLDTNSDFNSFYNAQYPGVDTKSVKIVSWKYLEESNLIVILTSDTTDNAYKNGLVFAVDASTGLVFSPIRNANNVVDPLSNSTKVADGVTVLYKNSNNDIIATVDGQMNTNNDFPTLKIKKAGYSEVTSKITINSTYGISSFSGIGSHALGVQDGKIRANDWILTALVEGKKGSNANFVLLTAPTGEEPTADKHKDGFKQKVVVVDDNLKPIINANGQPVSINTNYGMALFSDVSKDLNAVPKYGFYANNNDANISSSVFVIAGRCNAVYKFDYNSSNKTISINKFLDMQDKSKKLDQDVSSFYYDDVTQRVITSNIWSSSNASVGYTDLSESDLKYYTIIAGDGESKPISNVKTFSPVFSKTKITESPIIIYDKNDVTKTVGYYFKDNNFNNQVNLPYRNYNDINAEIKSQDFYKNAAPSSVSTDELNRLLKISGNPNKGAWYVSSTTESDDKNGILTVNYEVKYQKWWTDVSNDFASFNIKTIVDGMYKKEGIFHLVTEKTNDSVNNIKYDKINEFKSIKYPSDITNLEIINDFVVINMKDKNGNNIKLQESDVQKVVDDENGTLKVTVDISKYLPTGFDSSYYTKTFTYDGFLSSKGYEVAVNDDATLKENGFLNQYPSQVTL, from the coding sequence ATGCCAAAATTTAAAAAGAAAACTTATTCAAACATTCTTGGAGTATCAGTTGCTCTTGGAAGTTTAGGTTTTATTGTTGGTAATGTAGTTTCATCACATGGTAATAAAATCGTTAATAATACAAAAAACAATTTTGTTGCTAAACAAAAATTAAACTCTGCTGAAACACAAGCTACTAATAATCAATTTGATTACATTCCAATTGCAGATAATAAATATTCTGCACCGATTTCAACTGAAAGTGGATATATTGGATATTCTAATGATCAAAGACAATTGATAATGACAGCTTATGAAGGGGTTGAAATATGAAGATTGAATTTGGACACTAATTCTGATTTTAATTCTTTTTATAATGCTCAATATCCAGGTGTTGATACTAAATCAGTAAAAATTGTTTCTTGAAAATATCTAGAAGAAAGCAATTTAATTGTTATTTTAACTTCAGATACTACAGACAATGCTTATAAAAATGGACTTGTTTTTGCAGTTGATGCATCAACAGGATTAGTTTTTAGTCCAATTAGAAATGCCAATAATGTTGTTGATCCATTAAGCAACTCTACTAAAGTTGCTGATGGTGTTACTGTATTATATAAAAATTCAAACAATGACATTATTGCAACTGTTGATGGACAAATGAATACTAATAATGACTTTCCAACACTTAAAATTAAAAAAGCTGGATATAGTGAAGTTACATCTAAAATTACAATTAATAGTACATATGGGATAAGTTCTTTTAGTGGTATAGGTTCACATGCTCTTGGTGTACAAGATGGAAAAATAAGAGCAAATGATTGAATCTTAACAGCACTTGTTGAAGGTAAAAAAGGTTCTAATGCTAACTTTGTTTTACTTACAGCTCCAACAGGGGAAGAACCAACAGCAGATAAGCATAAAGATGGTTTTAAACAAAAAGTAGTTGTAGTGGATGACAATTTAAAACCTATTATAAACGCAAACGGACAACCTGTTTCAATTAATACAAATTATGGTATGGCTTTATTTTCAGATGTTTCAAAAGATTTAAATGCTGTACCAAAATATGGTTTTTATGCTAACAATAATGATGCAAATATAAGTTCATCTGTCTTTGTTATTGCAGGTAGATGTAATGCAGTTTATAAATTTGATTACAATTCATCTAATAAAACAATATCTATAAATAAATTTTTAGATATGCAAGATAAATCTAAAAAATTAGATCAAGACGTATCTTCTTTTTACTATGATGATGTTACTCAAAGAGTTATTACATCAAACATTTGAAGTTCAAGTAATGCATCTGTTGGTTATACAGATCTTTCTGAATCAGATTTGAAATATTATACAATTATTGCTGGTGATGGAGAATCTAAACCAATTAGTAATGTAAAAACTTTTAGTCCTGTTTTTTCTAAAACTAAAATAACAGAATCTCCAATAATTATTTATGACAAAAATGATGTAACAAAAACAGTAGGATATTATTTTAAGGACAACAATTTTAATAATCAAGTTAATTTACCTTATAGAAATTACAATGATATAAATGCAGAAATTAAAAGTCAAGATTTTTATAAAAATGCAGCTCCAAGTTCTGTAAGTACAGATGAATTAAATAGATTGTTAAAAATTTCAGGAAACCCTAATAAGGGAGCTTGATATGTATCATCAACAACTGAAAGTGATGATAAAAATGGTATTCTTACTGTAAATTATGAAGTTAAATATCAAAAATGATGAACAGATGTATCTAATGATTTTGCATCATTCAATATTAAAACTATTGTTGATGGAATGTATAAAAAAGAAGGTATATTCCATTTAGTAACCGAAAAAACAAATGATAGTGTTAATAATATTAAGTACGACAAAATTAATGAATTTAAATCTATTAAATATCCAAGTGATATAACTAATCTTGAAATTATTAATGATTTTGTTGTTATCAATATGAAAGATAAAAATGGTAATAACATTAAACTTCAAGAATCAGATGTCCAAAAAGTTGTTGATGATGAAAATGGTACTTTAAAAGTTACTGTTGATATTTCAAAATATTTACCAACTGGATTTGATTCTAGTTATTATACTAAAACATTTACTTATGATGGTTTCTTAAGTTCTAAGGGTTATGAAGTAGCAGTAAATGATGATGCCACTTTAAAAGAAAATGGATTCTTAAATCAATATCCTTCACAAGTGACACTTTAA